One Entomomonas asaccharolytica DNA segment encodes these proteins:
- the moaC gene encoding cyclic pyranopterin monophosphate synthase MoaC gives MTKLTHFDASGQAHMVDIAEKQSTKRQAIATGSIQMSAEAFQLLGHNASKKGDVLGIARIAAIQGAKQTSNLIPLCHPLPLTHVSVEFNADQANSCLHLQVTAETVGKTGVEMEALNAVSIGLLTVYDMLKAVDKSMCILSIHLLKKEGGKSGLWQATE, from the coding sequence ATGACAAAGCTGACTCATTTTGATGCTTCAGGACAAGCACATATGGTTGACATTGCAGAAAAACAATCTACTAAACGCCAAGCAATTGCAACAGGCTCTATTCAAATGTCAGCAGAAGCATTCCAATTATTAGGCCATAATGCTAGTAAAAAGGGAGATGTTTTAGGTATTGCTCGTATTGCAGCTATTCAAGGTGCTAAACAAACTTCTAATTTAATTCCTCTCTGTCATCCTTTGCCATTAACCCATGTTAGTGTCGAGTTTAATGCTGATCAAGCGAACTCATGTTTACACCTCCAAGTAACTGCTGAAACAGTAGGCAAAACTGGTGTTGAAATGGAAGCATTAAATGCTGTTTCTATTGGTCTTTTAACCGTATATGATATGTTAAAAGCTGTCGATAAAAGTATGTGTATTCTGTCCATTCATCTATTAAAAAAAGAAGGTGGCAAAAGCGGCTTATGGCAAGCAACGGAATAA
- a CDS encoding response regulator: MTNNKTKILLVDDHTLFRSGLRFLLETQDDFEIIGEASDGLEGIKLAESLHPDVVLLDLDMPIMGGREALPQLLSTQPNLAVLVLTVSEDGSDLTECMRIGARGYLLKNINSDFLLNSIRKAVDGDSVLSPEMTTKLITQLRAPSSQDIDTLYETLTPREKETLAWLTKGVSNKEIARSLDLTESTIKVHVQNVLRKLNLHSRVQAAVYAIEHGLDKV, from the coding sequence ATGACAAATAATAAAACTAAAATTCTACTTGTTGACGATCATACATTGTTTCGTAGTGGTTTACGTTTTTTATTAGAAACACAAGATGATTTTGAGATTATTGGCGAGGCTTCCGATGGTTTAGAAGGTATAAAGCTTGCTGAATCACTCCACCCTGATGTGGTATTACTCGATTTAGATATGCCTATTATGGGTGGTAGAGAAGCCCTTCCACAGCTACTCAGTACCCAACCTAATCTTGCTGTGCTGGTGTTAACTGTTTCGGAAGATGGTAGTGACCTTACTGAATGTATGCGTATAGGTGCTAGAGGTTATTTATTAAAAAATATAAACTCCGATTTTTTACTTAACAGCATTCGTAAAGCAGTAGATGGTGACAGTGTTTTATCACCAGAAATGACCACTAAATTAATTACTCAACTACGTGCCCCTAGCAGCCAAGATATTGATACGCTTTATGAAACATTAACACCTAGAGAAAAAGAAACCTTAGCATGGCTTACTAAAGGTGTTAGCAATAAAGAAATTGCTCGCTCATTAGACTTGACTGAAAGTACCATCAAAGTACATGTACAGAACGTATTAAGAAAGCTTAATTTACATAGCCGTGTGCAAGCTGCCGTGTATGCTATTGAACATGGACTGGATAAAGTTTGA
- a CDS encoding NarK family nitrate/nitrite MFS transporter yields the protein MAKVLTQWNPEDSKFWEQQGRSIARRNLWISIPALLLAFAVWQLWSVVVVYLPRIGFNYTPNELMWLTALPALSGATLRIFYSFMVPIFGGRRWTAISTASLLIPTIGLGICIQDPTTSFSTMAILALLCGFGGANFSSSMANIGYFFPKAEKGGATGLNAGLGNLGVSAVQFIVPLVIGVGIFGAIAGGSQTWTHDGTTSYLWLQNAGFVWVPFISLVVIFAWFGMNDIASAKASFTDQATIFKRKHNWIMCWLYVGTFGSFIGFSAALPLLIKHEFPTVNPLTYAFLGPLLGSIFRVFGGFLSDKIGGARVTQWSFIAMILCVGAVLFFLPHQGQGGNFAGFLISFLLLFAFVGVGNGSTFAQVPNIFIQFHKRLAVGKGEDAQKHAMLNANKESGAVLGFIGAIGAYGGFAIPRINGMSIDQTGSIAMAFYCFIGFYITCVLINWWFYARKNAEAPC from the coding sequence ATGGCTAAAGTACTTACTCAATGGAATCCAGAGGATTCCAAGTTTTGGGAACAACAAGGACGCTCCATTGCTCGACGTAATCTGTGGATATCAATTCCCGCGTTACTACTTGCCTTTGCTGTTTGGCAACTATGGAGTGTTGTTGTGGTTTACCTACCTCGCATAGGATTTAACTATACACCTAACGAACTGATGTGGTTAACCGCGTTACCTGCCCTTTCTGGCGCTACCTTAAGAATTTTCTACTCTTTTATGGTACCTATTTTTGGTGGACGACGGTGGACAGCTATATCAACTGCGAGCCTATTAATTCCTACTATTGGCTTAGGTATCTGTATTCAAGATCCAACTACTAGTTTTTCAACCATGGCTATTCTTGCACTTCTTTGTGGTTTTGGTGGTGCTAATTTCAGTTCTTCAATGGCTAATATTGGTTACTTTTTCCCCAAAGCAGAAAAAGGTGGTGCCACAGGTTTAAATGCAGGGTTAGGTAACCTTGGTGTTTCTGCTGTTCAGTTTATTGTACCACTGGTGATTGGTGTTGGTATTTTTGGTGCTATTGCAGGCGGTTCGCAAACTTGGACCCATGATGGTACTACCTCTTATTTATGGTTACAAAACGCTGGTTTTGTTTGGGTTCCCTTTATTAGTTTAGTGGTTATTTTTGCTTGGTTTGGTATGAACGATATCGCTTCGGCTAAAGCTTCTTTTACAGATCAAGCTACTATATTTAAACGTAAACATAATTGGATTATGTGTTGGCTGTATGTGGGTACTTTTGGATCATTTATTGGTTTCTCTGCCGCTTTACCTTTATTGATTAAACATGAGTTCCCTACTGTTAATCCTTTAACCTATGCATTTTTAGGCCCATTACTAGGCTCTATCTTCCGTGTATTTGGTGGTTTCTTATCTGACAAAATCGGTGGCGCACGTGTAACACAATGGAGCTTTATTGCCATGATCCTTTGTGTAGGCGCGGTTTTATTTTTCTTACCTCATCAGGGACAAGGTGGTAACTTTGCAGGCTTCTTAATTAGTTTCCTCTTATTATTTGCCTTTGTTGGTGTGGGTAATGGTTCTACTTTTGCTCAAGTACCCAATATCTTTATTCAATTCCATAAACGCTTAGCAGTAGGCAAAGGTGAAGATGCTCAAAAACATGCCATGCTTAATGCTAATAAAGAATCAGGTGCTGTATTAGGTTTTATTGGAGCCATTGGTGCCTATGGTGGTTTTGCTATTCCTAGAATTAATGGTATGTCGATTGACCAAACAGGCTCCATTGCAATGGCATTTTATTGTTTTATCGGCTTTTACATAACTTGTGTATTAATTAATTGGTGGTTCTATGCACGTAAGAATGCGGAAGCGCCTTGCTAA
- the mog gene encoding molybdopterin adenylyltransferase translates to MQHIKIGLVSVSDRASTGVYEDKGLPSLREWLDEAVLNPKEYIERLIPDEQDLIEKTLLELVDEQQCSLVLTTGGTGPYPRDVTPDATLAVADRLMPGFGEQMRQVSLHFVPTAILSRQVGVIRKNSLILNLPGRPNAIRETLGGVKDEQGKTLVHGVFAAVPLCIDAIGGPFIETDAEVAKAFRPKNS, encoded by the coding sequence ATGCAGCATATAAAAATAGGGTTAGTTTCAGTCAGTGATAGAGCAAGTACTGGCGTTTATGAAGATAAAGGTTTACCTAGTCTAAGAGAGTGGCTAGATGAGGCTGTACTAAATCCAAAAGAATATATTGAGCGTTTAATTCCTGATGAACAAGACTTAATTGAAAAAACATTGCTTGAGTTAGTGGATGAGCAGCAATGTTCATTAGTGCTTACTACAGGTGGTACTGGCCCTTATCCACGTGATGTTACACCCGATGCTACATTAGCGGTGGCGGATAGATTAATGCCTGGTTTTGGTGAGCAAATGCGCCAAGTAAGCTTACATTTTGTGCCTACAGCTATTTTATCTAGACAAGTTGGAGTTATTCGTAAAAACAGTTTAATTCTAAATTTACCAGGTAGACCTAATGCGATTAGAGAAACTTTAGGGGGGGTTAAAGATGAGCAGGGCAAAACTTTGGTACATGGTGTGTTTGCTGCTGTGCCCCTATGTATTGACGCAATAGGTGGTCCATTTATTGAAACAGATGCTGAGGTTGCAAAGGCGTTTAGACCTAAGAATAGCTAA
- a CDS encoding histidine kinase, with the protein MMRSTLRRHSLSTKLLVSVVLWVVCALIFTGYTLALLWQLESGGIAINDAGSLRKRVYHIVALLSLKQDEAELLQEQTNFEHILENLKNIDRTSFLLPKNPSIDIQISNIHNSWQQKVLPLVRHYQQTDEKILAKDLAYFDQFVGDIDSLVKFIEVQNTQHISWLRFIQTILIIMVIFSAFTAIYLLYRLVISPLSRLQEAITHVSHGDLSKRITITSRDEFGTVSVGFNKMASNLEDLYTNLEQKVTEKTAALEEKNHELSALYDITAFLHEAHTQEIMTESFLNNIIHLSNANAGSIRLLDETHDRFNYIASQGLPEALITSSECSSITDCFCGTSVSQDKEVQLISIKNITNPTVAYCIKNSFNHFLIFHIQHNNHEIGIMTLYFINEESKLTPQTQYLIETLTDQLAVALENQQLALSDKQLAVMKERNLIAQGLHDSIAQSLSFLNLQVQMLQTALANNELAQVEKNLNFIQQGVQESYEDVRELLLNFRTRINKEDFKEVIQKLTDRFKLQTKAEVQVTITGNGPSLNPQQQLQVTFILQEALSNIRKHAKCNHVKITFKNDDQFIMTIADNGCGFNKQTIEQKKTRHVGMSIMAERAAQISATIEINSIPNQGTTIILTIPKEQRGIL; encoded by the coding sequence ATGATGCGAAGCACTTTAAGACGTCATAGCCTTTCTACCAAACTACTGGTCTCAGTGGTGCTATGGGTTGTTTGTGCGCTTATTTTTACAGGCTATACGCTTGCGCTATTGTGGCAATTAGAAAGTGGTGGTATTGCTATCAACGATGCGGGTAGCTTACGCAAGAGGGTCTATCATATTGTTGCCTTATTATCCCTAAAACAAGACGAGGCTGAACTATTACAAGAACAAACAAATTTTGAACATATTTTAGAGAACCTGAAAAATATTGATCGTACCAGTTTTTTATTACCTAAAAATCCTAGTATTGATATTCAAATATCCAATATTCATAACTCATGGCAACAAAAAGTATTACCTCTTGTCCGTCATTACCAGCAAACTGATGAAAAAATATTAGCCAAAGACCTTGCCTATTTTGATCAATTTGTGGGGGATATTGATTCTTTAGTTAAATTTATTGAGGTGCAAAATACTCAACATATTAGTTGGTTGCGTTTTATTCAGACCATTTTAATTATTATGGTAATTTTTTCAGCATTTACAGCTATCTACTTACTTTATCGGTTGGTGATTTCACCCTTAAGCCGACTACAGGAAGCCATTACTCATGTAAGCCATGGTGATCTATCTAAACGTATTACCATTACTAGCCGCGATGAGTTTGGTACTGTTTCAGTAGGCTTTAATAAGATGGCAAGTAATTTAGAGGATTTATACACCAACTTAGAACAAAAAGTAACTGAGAAAACAGCTGCCTTAGAAGAAAAAAATCACGAACTTTCAGCACTTTATGATATTACTGCTTTTTTACATGAAGCCCATACCCAAGAAATAATGACTGAAAGTTTTTTAAATAATATCATCCATTTAAGTAATGCCAATGCGGGCAGTATCAGACTGCTTGATGAAACCCATGATAGATTCAACTATATAGCTAGCCAAGGTTTGCCTGAAGCGCTAATCACCTCTTCTGAATGTAGTTCTATCACTGATTGTTTTTGTGGCACCAGCGTTTCACAAGACAAAGAAGTACAACTTATCAGTATCAAAAATATTACCAACCCCACGGTTGCTTATTGTATTAAAAACTCTTTTAACCATTTTCTTATATTTCATATTCAACATAATAACCATGAAATAGGGATTATGACTCTATACTTTATCAATGAAGAGTCAAAACTAACCCCACAAACACAATATTTAATCGAAACATTAACAGATCAATTAGCAGTTGCCCTAGAAAACCAACAACTAGCATTAAGTGATAAACAACTTGCCGTAATGAAAGAACGTAATCTGATCGCTCAAGGTTTGCATGATAGTATTGCGCAATCTCTTTCTTTCCTAAATTTACAGGTGCAAATGTTGCAAACAGCTTTAGCCAATAATGAGCTGGCACAAGTTGAAAAAAACCTAAATTTTATTCAGCAAGGCGTGCAAGAGTCTTATGAGGATGTACGTGAGCTACTGTTAAATTTTAGAACACGTATTAATAAAGAAGATTTCAAAGAAGTCATTCAAAAATTAACCGATCGTTTTAAGTTACAGACTAAAGCAGAAGTGCAAGTTACAATAACTGGCAATGGCCCTTCCCTCAACCCACAACAGCAACTACAGGTTACTTTTATCCTACAAGAAGCGCTGTCTAATATCCGTAAACATGCTAAATGTAACCATGTAAAAATCACTTTTAAAAATGATGATCAATTTATCATGACCATTGCCGATAATGGCTGTGGTTTCAATAAACAAACTATTGAACAGAAAAAAACGCGTCATGTGGGTATGTCAATTATGGCAGAGCGCGCTGCACAAATTTCTGCAACTATAGAAATTAACTCTATCCCTAATCAAGGGACTACAATAATACTTACTATTCCCAAAGAACAACGAGGCATTTTATGA
- a CDS encoding HesA/MoeB/ThiF family protein — protein MNDQQLLRYSRHILLPQLDIAGQQKILDSKMLVVGCGGLGSTAIPFLASAGVGQLTIADDDKVDFSNLQRQTHYTKQNIGQSKVEAMARYILQQNKEVNITTLAKRLVLEELVELCKEHDVVLDCSDNFATRKAINQASVITKTPLVFGSAIRFEGQLSVFDPRNKKSPCYACIFDGDDIAQESCATSGVFAPLVGIIGAKQAAEALKIVTKIGTTPVGTMQNYDALDLNHYPVKFQRNPHCKVCGKPH, from the coding sequence ATGAATGATCAACAATTATTGCGATACAGTAGACATATTTTATTACCCCAGTTAGATATAGCAGGGCAGCAAAAAATACTGGATAGTAAAATGTTAGTGGTGGGCTGTGGTGGCTTAGGTTCTACAGCCATTCCTTTTTTAGCTTCAGCAGGTGTAGGGCAGCTAACCATAGCTGATGATGATAAAGTAGATTTTTCTAATTTACAAAGACAGACCCATTATACCAAACAAAACATTGGCCAATCTAAAGTTGAGGCAATGGCTCGCTATATTCTTCAACAAAACAAAGAGGTTAATATAACCACTCTGGCTAAAAGGCTTGTACTAGAAGAGTTGGTAGAGCTTTGTAAAGAGCATGATGTAGTATTGGATTGCAGTGATAACTTTGCAACACGTAAGGCTATTAATCAAGCTTCAGTTATCACTAAAACACCACTGGTATTTGGTTCAGCTATACGTTTTGAAGGGCAGCTGAGTGTTTTTGATCCTCGTAATAAAAAATCGCCTTGTTATGCCTGTATATTTGATGGTGATGATATAGCGCAGGAAAGTTGCGCAACTTCGGGTGTATTTGCACCACTAGTTGGTATTATTGGCGCTAAACAAGCAGCAGAAGCATTAAAAATAGTCACCAAGATTGGTACTACACCTGTAGGTACAATGCAAAATTATGATGCGTTAGATTTAAACCATTACCCCGTTAAGTTTCAACGTAATCCTCATTGTAAAGTATGTGGCAAACCCCATTAA
- the mobA gene encoding molybdenum cofactor guanylyltransferase MobA, producing the protein MINTAYKIIGLILAGGQGQRVGRQNKGLLKLQGKPLVQHVFDNLSAQVDEVVISANEDIKSYQTLVKSVFTDNPCWQGKGPLAGIISASQVLPKNIDAIQVVPCDTPFLPSDLIAQLAKALFSDPQNEIAYAATKDCIHPSIFLCKPYINAKLADHLANQKYSLKSWIFSHHAVEVFFEDEHAFTNINHLETLASFQ; encoded by the coding sequence ATGATTAATACTGCATATAAAATTATTGGCTTGATCTTAGCAGGTGGTCAAGGCCAACGTGTTGGTAGACAAAATAAAGGGTTGCTTAAACTACAGGGTAAACCATTAGTACAACATGTATTCGATAATTTATCTGCACAAGTTGATGAAGTAGTTATTAGTGCCAATGAAGATATCAAAAGTTATCAAACATTAGTAAAATCAGTGTTTACTGATAACCCTTGCTGGCAGGGTAAAGGGCCATTAGCAGGAATTATCAGCGCTTCTCAAGTATTACCTAAAAATATTGATGCTATTCAGGTTGTTCCTTGTGATACGCCTTTTTTACCTAGTGATTTAATAGCGCAATTAGCTAAAGCATTATTTAGTGATCCACAGAATGAAATTGCTTATGCAGCTACAAAAGATTGTATACATCCCAGTATTTTCTTATGTAAACCCTATATAAATGCTAAATTAGCAGATCATTTAGCAAATCAAAAATATAGCTTAAAGTCATGGATTTTTAGCCATCATGCGGTAGAAGTCTTTTTTGAAGATGAACATGCTTTTACTAATATTAACCATTTAGAGACTCTAGCTAGCTTTCAATAA
- a CDS encoding MFS transporter: MVKQNYKPYIVLGSSTVSFTVCFMIWMMFAVIGVPLKEQLGLTETQFGILTALPVLSGSLIRIPLGIWTDRFGGRIVFFILMMSCVIPIFLLQYATAYWQLLIIGLFIGLAGGSFSVGTPYVARWFTKDRQGLAMGIFGAGNAGAAVNKLIAPAIVLAWGWQMVPNVYAIIMLATAILFYVFSYSKPEHIVSSEQVTLRQQLAMMKDPAVLRYCQYYSVVFGGYVGLSLWMVHYYVDEYGFTLTTAAFLAACFSLPGGVLRAFGGWLSDKYGAYKITWAVMWVCLVVFFILSYPQTKMLIGTVNPDAPLSITIGINAFWFTVLLFFAGIAMAIGKASVFKFISDEFSDNIGTVSGVVGLAGGLGGFLLPIMFGALVDITGIRSSSFMLLFGTVAVSLIWMHFSFKSMQIKNLQKSGKLASNK, encoded by the coding sequence ATGGTTAAGCAAAATTATAAGCCTTATATTGTACTTGGTTCTAGTACGGTTTCCTTTACTGTCTGCTTTATGATTTGGATGATGTTTGCTGTTATAGGTGTTCCACTCAAAGAACAGCTTGGTCTAACTGAAACACAATTCGGTATTTTAACTGCTCTACCCGTTTTATCTGGCTCACTTATTCGAATCCCCCTAGGTATCTGGACTGACCGCTTTGGTGGTCGAATAGTATTCTTCATCTTAATGATGAGCTGTGTTATCCCTATTTTCTTACTGCAATATGCTACTGCTTATTGGCAATTACTTATTATTGGTTTATTTATTGGTTTAGCAGGTGGTTCATTCTCAGTAGGTACACCTTATGTTGCTCGTTGGTTTACCAAAGACCGCCAAGGTCTAGCAATGGGTATCTTTGGTGCTGGCAATGCGGGCGCGGCTGTTAATAAACTAATTGCACCTGCTATTGTTTTAGCTTGGGGTTGGCAAATGGTTCCTAATGTGTATGCCATTATTATGCTAGCCACTGCCATATTGTTTTATGTGTTTAGTTACAGCAAGCCTGAGCATATTGTTTCATCTGAACAAGTTACATTAAGACAACAACTAGCGATGATGAAAGATCCTGCTGTATTGCGTTATTGCCAATACTATTCTGTGGTATTTGGTGGCTATGTTGGTTTATCTTTATGGATGGTTCACTACTATGTTGATGAGTATGGTTTTACTTTAACCACTGCTGCATTCTTAGCGGCTTGTTTCTCATTGCCTGGCGGTGTATTACGTGCCTTTGGTGGTTGGTTATCTGATAAGTATGGTGCCTATAAAATCACTTGGGCGGTAATGTGGGTTTGCTTAGTTGTATTTTTTATTCTTTCTTACCCTCAAACAAAAATGTTAATTGGTACTGTAAATCCTGATGCTCCTTTAAGTATCACTATTGGTATTAATGCTTTCTGGTTTACTGTTTTATTATTCTTTGCAGGAATTGCCATGGCTATTGGTAAAGCCTCTGTATTCAAATTTATTTCTGACGAATTTTCAGACAATATTGGTACTGTATCTGGTGTTGTTGGACTTGCTGGTGGTTTAGGTGGCTTCTTACTGCCCATCATGTTTGGCGCACTAGTTGATATTACAGGTATTCGCTCTAGTTCCTTTATGCTTTTATTCGGTACTGTTGCAGTTAGTTTGATTTGGATGCACTTCTCATTTAAATCGATGCAAATAAAAAATTTACAAAAATCTGGCAAATTAGCTTCTAACAAATAA
- a CDS encoding molybdenum cofactor biosynthesis protein MoaE, whose product MISVSIQTEPFNSLQEESRLQTTASDCGAMVSFKGMVRGHDQQQPLSHLYLEHFPQVTEQEIERIIKSAQARWHFSSCLVIHRVGKLTVGEDIVLVMVAAKHRKEAFHAAEFIMDYLKTEAPFWKKEFFLDGTSQWVTAKESDTKEKQQWSN is encoded by the coding sequence ATGATCTCTGTTAGCATACAAACAGAACCTTTTAATAGTTTGCAAGAAGAGAGTAGATTACAGACTACTGCTAGCGATTGTGGTGCTATGGTTAGCTTTAAAGGAATGGTTAGAGGTCACGATCAGCAACAGCCATTGTCTCATCTTTACTTAGAGCATTTTCCACAAGTTACTGAACAAGAAATAGAACGTATTATTAAATCAGCGCAAGCGCGTTGGCATTTTTCAAGCTGTCTAGTTATTCATCGAGTGGGTAAGCTAACCGTAGGCGAAGATATAGTGTTGGTCATGGTTGCCGCTAAGCACCGTAAAGAGGCATTTCATGCTGCTGAGTTTATTATGGATTACTTGAAAACAGAAGCACCTTTTTGGAAAAAGGAGTTTTTTCTAGATGGTACTAGTCAATGGGTTACAGCAAAAGAATCAGATACAAAAGAAAAACAACAGTGGTCTAATTAA
- the moaD gene encoding molybdopterin converting factor subunit 1, producing MIKIRYFGSLKETLNTTEEQLDWQKGLTTDKLLQELRQRDATWAEALAEKNVFRLVVNQQVVYQPVAIKEGDEVAVLPPVTGG from the coding sequence ATGATTAAAATTCGTTATTTTGGTTCGTTAAAAGAAACCTTAAATACTACAGAGGAACAGCTTGATTGGCAAAAAGGGCTTACTACAGATAAGCTATTGCAAGAGTTAAGGCAAAGAGATGCGACATGGGCAGAAGCCTTAGCTGAAAAAAATGTTTTTAGGTTAGTGGTCAATCAGCAAGTTGTTTATCAACCAGTCGCTATTAAAGAAGGTGATGAGGTTGCTGTTTTACCTCCTGTAACAGGCGGCTAA
- a CDS encoding pyrimidine dimer DNA glycosylase/endonuclease V gives MRLWTVHPQYLDTKGLLAAWREGLLAQKVLLGATKGYTNHPQLYRFKNHPEPLQAIGSFLTEIVIEATKRNYSFDKAKILYPQTTLKITETSGQLNYEWQHLLKKLASRSPQLFIEYKEILIPKQHPLFTLVTGDVQPWEIVS, from the coding sequence ATGCGCTTGTGGACAGTTCACCCCCAATATCTAGACACCAAAGGGCTTTTAGCTGCTTGGCGAGAAGGGTTATTAGCCCAAAAAGTGTTACTCGGTGCAACTAAAGGTTACACCAATCACCCACAGCTCTATAGATTTAAAAATCATCCAGAACCACTACAAGCGATAGGCTCTTTTTTAACAGAAATTGTTATTGAAGCTACAAAAAGAAACTATAGTTTTGATAAAGCTAAAATTCTTTATCCACAAACCACACTTAAAATTACTGAAACCTCTGGCCAATTAAATTATGAATGGCAGCATTTATTAAAAAAACTAGCCAGCCGCAGCCCTCAGTTATTTATAGAATACAAAGAAATTTTAATACCAAAGCAACACCCCCTATTTACATTAGTAACTGGGGATGTGCAACCATGGGAAATAGTCAGTTAA
- a CDS encoding molybdopterin molybdotransferase MoeA, with the protein MLDYYQALQELLEKLSHTPKVVQTDLLQATNLVLAEDIAVQYNAPLFDNSAMDGYAVGGELAGCDEWQIVERVAAGDSAENIVLTTGQAARIFTGAPVPKGTTAVIQQESTIVEGNVLKATQAIKKDQNIRYCGEELSKGGKLLTAQQRLTPAAIALLASQGYNQVKVYKPLTIYVFSTGNELIEPNQTLSTGKIYDANRYLLLSWLQQSPHQIIDGGILPDNQQQTVLALAEASKKADVIITSGGVSVGEEDHVRAAILQLGELVFWKLAIKPGKPFAWGNINNSKVFMLPGNPVSSLVTFQQLVVPALRVIAGEPASKAMIKPMMAKTKFAVNKVQPRREFLRIGLANDEAGFWAERLENQGSAMLATCITANALAEIPANATVNENDLIKIFPLDYKV; encoded by the coding sequence ATGTTAGATTACTATCAAGCATTACAAGAATTATTAGAAAAGCTTTCTCACACTCCAAAAGTAGTGCAAACGGATTTATTACAAGCAACTAACTTAGTATTAGCAGAAGATATAGCTGTGCAATATAACGCACCTTTATTTGATAATAGTGCAATGGATGGTTATGCCGTAGGCGGTGAGCTTGCAGGTTGCGATGAGTGGCAAATTGTTGAGCGAGTTGCAGCGGGTGATAGTGCTGAAAATATTGTTTTAACTACAGGCCAAGCGGCAAGAATTTTTACAGGGGCACCAGTTCCTAAAGGAACTACGGCAGTGATTCAACAAGAGAGTACAATTGTTGAAGGCAATGTTCTAAAGGCTACACAAGCTATTAAGAAAGATCAAAATATTCGCTATTGTGGTGAAGAACTAAGCAAGGGTGGCAAACTATTAACAGCACAACAACGCTTAACACCTGCCGCAATTGCTCTATTAGCAAGCCAAGGCTATAACCAAGTTAAAGTCTACAAACCCCTTACTATTTATGTTTTTTCCACAGGTAATGAGCTAATAGAGCCAAATCAGACATTGTCTACAGGTAAAATCTATGACGCTAACCGTTATTTATTATTAAGTTGGTTACAACAATCTCCCCATCAGATTATTGATGGCGGTATTTTGCCTGATAATCAGCAACAAACAGTGTTAGCATTGGCAGAGGCAAGTAAAAAGGCAGATGTTATTATTACTTCTGGTGGTGTATCTGTTGGTGAAGAAGACCATGTACGGGCGGCTATTCTGCAATTAGGTGAGTTGGTTTTCTGGAAATTAGCAATCAAACCAGGTAAACCATTTGCATGGGGTAATATAAATAACAGTAAAGTATTTATGTTACCTGGTAATCCTGTTAGCTCATTAGTGACTTTTCAACAATTGGTTGTACCTGCGTTAAGGGTTATTGCAGGTGAGCCTGCTAGTAAAGCTATGATTAAGCCGATGATGGCTAAAACTAAGTTTGCAGTGAATAAAGTACAGCCTAGACGAGAATTTTTACGCATTGGCTTAGCCAATGATGAAGCAGGATTTTGGGCAGAAAGGTTAGAAAATCAAGGTTCAGCTATGTTAGCTACTTGTATTACAGCCAATGCATTAGCAGAAATTCCTGCCAATGCAACCGTGAATGAAAATGATTTAATAAAGATCTTTCCTCTTGATTACAAGGTGTAA